The following proteins are co-located in the Solanum pennellii chromosome 1, SPENNV200 genome:
- the LOC107016337 gene encoding putative clathrin assembly protein At2g25430, giving the protein MHSRIKKVFTSLREHTCVSYAKFATIGGFCDLDHIVVKATSPDDTPLPDRYVLEILQIFSICPSSFGPFALSFSQRFANTRCWRVALKCLHLLHRLLKALPHTSPFREELMLARSNGLMSLYPCNFKDRSSSASQDYTYFIWSYARLLDESLDCCATQGKEIDDYHSTSHEIFIDRMDEVRLMLEFLPQLQSLIDRVIDCRPTGQATRNTIVQSVMKHVIRDSFTCYTTFRKELVEILDHLIQLPYINCTAAFEIYKKAASQANELSEFYDWCKSLGLCGMYECPFIDKIPQIQITALESFLNGMWQQSTDDPSSSTSVSSLSSNENGNDCKQKQAMMLLGPSINVVASVSDNPKMHDGNIDDSEESEQHKKQKRQSRFDSEMQPLIQLEDDNQDWETLLDASVSFQSTASRNNFYLQNNEREIQVYQPNSGMYPTNSIYH; this is encoded by the coding sequence ATGCATAGTAGAATCAAGAAAGTATTCACTTCCCTTAGGGAACACACATGTGTTAGCTATGCAAAATTTGCAACCATTGGAGGTTTTTGTGACCTTGATCACATTGTTGTCAAAGCCACTTCCCCTGATGACACACCATTGCCTGATCGATATGTACTGGAAATCCTCCAAATATTTTCCATTTGTCCGTCTTCTTTTGGTCCATTCGCGTTGTCTTTTAGTCAACGTTTTGCCAACACAAGATGCTGGAGAGTCGCGTTGAAATGCCTCCACCTCCTCCATCGGCTCCTTAAGGCATTGCCTCATACTAGCCCTTTTCGCGAAGAACTCATGTTGGCAAGATCAAATGGTTTGATGTCTCTCTACCCTTGTAACTTCAAGGATAGGTCTTCCTCTGCCTCTCAAGATTACACCTATTTCATTTGGTCATATGCACGTTTGCTCGATGAATCCCTCGATTGTTGTGCCACTCAAGGAAAAGAAATCGACGATTACCACTCAACTAGTCATGAAATCTTTATTGACAGGATGGATGAAGTAAGGCTAATGTTAGAATTCTTGCCTCAATTACAAAGCCTAATAGACAGAGTCATAGACTGCAGGCCAACAGGGCAAGCAACACGTAACACTATAGTTCAATCAGTCATGAAACATGTAATTCGCGATAGCTTCACGTGTTACACTACTTTCAGGAAAGAGCTTGTTGAGATACTAGATCATCTCATACAATTACCATACATAAATTGTACTGCAGCATTTGAGATTTACAAGAAAGCAGCAAGTCAAGCAAATGAACTTAGTGAATTTTATGATTGGTGCAAGTCTTTAGGACTTTGTGGCATGTATGAGTGTCCATTCATTGACAAAATCCCACAAATCCAAATCACAGCTCTTGAGAGCTTCCTCAATGGAATGTGGCAGCAATCGACAGATGATCCGTCCTCTTCAACATCCGTTTCCTCTCTATCATCCAACGAAAATGGCAACGATTGTAAACAGAAACAGGCTATGATGTTGCTTGGACCCTCTATAAATGTTGTTGCATCTGTGTCAGATAATCCAAAAATGCATGATGGCAATATTGATGATagtgaagagtccgagcaacataagAAACAGAAGAGACAATCAAGATTTGATAGTGAAATGCAGCCTTTGATACAACTTGAAGATGACAATCAAGATTGGGAGACTCTTTTAGATGCTTCTGTTTCATTTCAAAGCACAGcttcaagaaataatttttaccTACAAAACAATGAACGGGAAATACAAGTGTATCAGCCAAATAGTGGAATGTATCCAACTAACTCCATCTATCACTGA
- the LOC107029927 gene encoding U-box domain-containing protein 21-like, which translates to MIATWRKKRTEKRVTKRGFMKKTNMDLVIPSQFTCPISLDLMKDPVTLSTGITYDRENIEKWINEGGNQTCPITNQELKSYGNGIVDPVLIPNHNIRKMIQQWCVENKEHGIDRIPTPRIPISSSDVSELLAKIKNSSKLEMENSSLCEELVTSVKNLASESDRNKCCFVTNGIGKVLSSAFLELSKGKNAKNASTEEVILSTLTLFLPLDVKSKTILGSVSSLRSIAWFLKNGSLSSRRNAVVVLREIMKLEEQEKVEILLNIEGALEGLVKLVKEPICPNTTKASLLTIYYMVNNSSSQSSRSRFVDVGLVEMLIEILVDCDKSICEKALGVLDGILSYEEGVKRAFSYALSVPVLVKKLLRVSDLATEFSVSILWKIICKNENNGDCDILVEALQVGAFQKLLVILQVGCSETTKEKANELLKLLNVHRDRAECVDSLDFKSLKRTF; encoded by the coding sequence TTACATGTCCAATTTCATTAGATTTAATGAAAGATCCAGTGACTTTATCAACAGGGATTACGTATGATCGAGAAAACATCGAAAAATGGATAAATGAAGGTGGGAATCAAACATGTCCTATCACAAATCAAGAACTGAAGTCATATGGGAATGGCATTGTTGATCCTGTTTTAATTCCAAATCACAATATTCGAAAAATGATTCAACAATGGTGTGTCGAAAATAAGGAACATGGGATTGATAGGATTCCAACTCCAAGAATCCCAATTTCATCATCTGATGTCTCTGAATTACTCGCGAAAATAAAAAACTCGAGCAAGTTAGAGATGGAGAACTCAAGTTTATGTGAAGAATTAGTCACTAGTGTGAAGAATTTAGCTAGTGAAAGTGATCGAAACAAATGTTGTTTCGTCACTAATGGCATAGGAAAGGTGTTATCATCAGCATTTCTTGAACTATCAAAGGGAAAAAACGCGAAAAATGCTTCAACAGAGGAAGTGATCTTGTCAACTTTAACACTTTTTTTGCCTTTGGATGTTAAGTCCAAGACAATTCTTGGGTCGGTATCATCGTTACGTAGCATAGCATGGTTCTTGAAGAATGGGAGTTTATCAAGTAGGAGGAATGCAGTTGTTGTCCTTAGAGAAATTATGAAATTGGAAGAACAAGAAAAGGTTGAAATCTTGTTGAATATTGAAGGTGCATTAGAAGGGCTTGTGAAGTTGGTAAAAGAGCCAATTTGTCCTAATACTACAAAAGCTTCTTTATTAACAATTTATTATATGGttaataattcatcatcacaATCATCAAGATCAAGATTTGTTGATGTGGGGTTAGTTGAAATGTTGATAGAAATACTTGTGGATTGTGACAAAAGCATATGTGAAAAGGCATTAGGTGTTTTGGATGGTATTTTGAGCTATGAAGAAGGGGTGAAAAGGGCTTTTAGTTATGCACTTAGTGTGCCTGTTTTGGTGAAGAAATTGTTGAGAGTTTCAGATTTGGCTACTGAATTTTCAGTTTCAATTTTATGGAAGATAATATGCAAGAATGAAAATAATGGAGATTGTGATATTCTTGTTGAAGCACTTCAAGTTGGTGCATTTCAAAAGCTTTTGGTGATACTACAAGTTGGTTGTAGTGAAACAACAAAAGAGAAAGCTAATGAgttgttgaagttgttgaatgtgcataggGATAGAGCAGAGTGTGTTGATTCTTTGGACTTCAAGAGTCTCAAAAGGACATTTTGA